The following proteins come from a genomic window of Nitrospirota bacterium:
- a CDS encoding transketolase: MGGPEIVSQVHAKNLVAWAADKPKVLVLSADLTSSTEIDLFRKTYPDRFLSMGVAEQNMLSFAAGLAREGFIPFVHTFAVFIYRRAYDQIAMSIAYPNLLVRMIGFLPGITTPGGATHQAIEDIAIMRALPNMTVLECGDATEVESVLELMQEIKGPVYVRMLRGEIPRLFDSPMVFGKSRVLTEGKDLVVLSSGIMTEEAMRAIQVLKKRGLSIQHMHISTLKPFNDQSVLDAIARSLSGVITMENHTIVGGLGSIIAEKMAESGIAKKLVRIGLQDTFSHGASKQYLLKEHKMDALSLVEAVETMVGRKFNITEDELSATHVAPVHSAAKAEAL, from the coding sequence ATGGGAGGCCCTGAGATCGTCTCGCAGGTACACGCGAAGAACCTCGTCGCGTGGGCCGCGGACAAGCCGAAGGTGCTTGTCCTTTCAGCAGACCTTACCAGCTCGACCGAGATCGACCTTTTTCGCAAGACCTATCCCGACCGCTTTCTCTCCATGGGCGTTGCGGAACAGAACATGCTGAGCTTTGCGGCCGGCCTTGCGCGGGAAGGGTTCATCCCCTTTGTGCATACCTTTGCGGTGTTTATCTATCGCCGCGCATACGATCAGATCGCCATGTCCATCGCCTATCCCAATCTGTTGGTCCGGATGATCGGATTTCTTCCGGGCATCACTACACCGGGCGGGGCGACGCATCAGGCCATCGAGGACATCGCGATCATGCGTGCGTTGCCGAATATGACGGTGCTTGAGTGCGGGGACGCGACCGAGGTGGAATCCGTCCTCGAACTGATGCAGGAGATCAAAGGCCCGGTGTATGTGCGAATGCTGCGCGGCGAGATCCCGCGGCTGTTCGACTCTCCAATGGTGTTTGGCAAGTCGCGCGTCCTGACCGAAGGGAAGGATCTTGTCGTCCTTTCAAGCGGCATCATGACCGAGGAGGCCATGCGGGCGATACAGGTGCTCAAGAAGCGCGGCCTATCCATTCAGCACATGCATATCTCGACCTTGAAGCCTTTTAACGACCAGTCCGTACTTGACGCGATAGCGAGGTCCCTATCCGGTGTAATCACCATGGAAAACCACACCATTGTGGGAGGTCTGGGTTCCATCATTGCCGAGAAGATGGCCGAATCCGGCATCGCGAAAAAGCTCGTCCGGATTGGTCTCCAGGACACCTTCAGTCATGGGGCGAGCAAGCAGTATCTTCTGAAGGAACACAAGATGGACGCGCTTTCTCTGGTCGAAGCGGTGGAAACAATGGTTGGCCGGAAATTCAATATCACGGAAGATGAGTTGAGCGCGACGCACGTCGCCCCTGTGCACAGTGCGGCAAAGGCGGAGGCGCTGTAA
- a CDS encoding bifunctional precorrin-2 dehydrogenase/sirohydrochlorin ferrochelatase, producing the protein MKYYPVYLDLRDRPCVVIGGGTVAERKALALLEAGAEVTIISPALTTKLRELSDTGKITHLQKQYEEKDLSGEFLVIAATPSPEVNTLVAAACRKKHMLVNVAVPPEANSFIVPSVVERGDLLIAISTSGASPALAKKIRQDIEQRYGAEYEVFLDKLSAIRPRVIEEISDEKKRQKIFQALVDSDVIDLIRQGKTHLAELRMAEIAGLKHRG; encoded by the coding sequence ATGAAATATTATCCCGTATATTTGGATCTGCGCGATCGGCCCTGCGTGGTAATCGGCGGCGGCACGGTGGCCGAGCGCAAGGCGCTCGCGCTCCTTGAAGCGGGGGCCGAGGTAACGATCATAAGCCCCGCGCTCACGACGAAACTGCGCGAACTCTCCGACACCGGTAAGATCACCCATCTCCAGAAGCAGTACGAGGAAAAAGACCTTTCCGGCGAGTTCCTGGTGATCGCCGCGACCCCATCGCCCGAGGTAAACACCCTTGTGGCGGCGGCATGCAGGAAAAAACATATGCTGGTGAATGTGGCCGTGCCTCCCGAAGCGAACAGTTTTATTGTGCCCTCCGTGGTGGAGCGGGGCGATCTCCTGATCGCGATCTCCACGAGCGGCGCAAGCCCGGCGCTGGCGAAGAAGATCAGGCAGGATATCGAACAGAGGTACGGCGCGGAGTATGAGGTCTTTCTCGATAAGCTGTCAGCGATCCGGCCTCGGGTAATTGAAGAGATCTCTGATGAGAAAAAACGACAGAAGATCTTTCAGGCGCTTGTGGACTCCGATGTCATCGACCTTATTCGGCAGGGAAAGACCCACCTGGCGGAACTGCGAATGGCGGAGATCGCGGGATTGAAGCACCGGGGGTAA
- a CDS encoding outer membrane protein assembly factor BamD, producing the protein MKKILIIMIFALLAGCASKEPPFDAVAVFKEAEKNMRAESFEKARKGYQEIQEKSPDKSYDADLMLRIADTYYGEEQYSEAQVEYQAFLNYHPVHRDAAYAQYQIGMCSYKDLTTFDRDPAPAHAVIREMQKVLEKYPKSGYEDQARKYISICTDWVAEYELYVARFYYKKGSYQAAVGRCEKLLRDYPDTRSEKDALYYAGLSYRELGEKDLARARFETLAQKYPAMKKTALYNIEKLHLP; encoded by the coding sequence ATGAAAAAAATACTCATCATAATGATCTTTGCACTTCTCGCCGGGTGCGCGTCGAAAGAACCTCCCTTTGACGCGGTGGCCGTGTTCAAGGAAGCCGAAAAGAACATGCGCGCGGAGTCCTTTGAAAAGGCCCGTAAGGGGTACCAGGAGATCCAGGAAAAGTCGCCGGATAAAAGTTACGACGCCGACCTGATGCTTCGTATCGCCGACACCTACTACGGCGAGGAACAGTACAGCGAAGCGCAGGTCGAGTACCAGGCTTTCCTGAATTACCATCCTGTGCACAGGGACGCGGCATACGCCCAGTATCAGATCGGGATGTGCAGCTACAAAGACCTCACGACCTTTGACCGCGACCCCGCGCCTGCCCATGCCGTGATCAGAGAGATGCAAAAGGTCCTCGAAAAATATCCGAAAAGCGGCTATGAAGATCAGGCGAGGAAATATATTTCCATCTGCACGGACTGGGTCGCGGAGTACGAACTTTATGTCGCACGGTTCTACTACAAGAAAGGGTCTTATCAAGCGGCTGTGGGAAGGTGCGAGAAACTGCTGAGGGATTACCCTGACACGCGTTCGGAAAAGGACGCGCTTTACTACGCGGGCCTTTCGTACAGGGAACTTGGCGAGAAGGACCTGGCGCGCGCCCGGTTCGAGACCCTCGCACAAAAATATCCGGCCATGAAGAAGACGGCGCTGTATAACATCGAGAAACTGCACCTGCCATGA
- a CDS encoding tetratricopeptide repeat protein, translated as MNKTERIETNQGFITAAVILILVLTGSSLLRNAVYHEEIRLWEDVVAKSPGKMRALDNLGSAYAARNRFDAAIETYRNAITAHPNASVTWYNRGLAYSRQEKYEQAIEDYTRAISLEPAGIARYYTDRGSAYAKLKKWDLALNDYNKALSLEPASAAAYVNRAAVYEANDQGALAFADYSKAIELDPHYAAAWVKRSSFSIAKGQFDKAIQDCSLGISANPDSSDLYLYRGFAHTGVGKVETAIEDYTQAISLNPESVEAYAKRGLAYAGMGNYDAAIKDYAQAMALRPDYAEAYNNRGLALAATKQFYAAIQDYNMAISLKQDNLDAYLNRGVAYAMSNRHADSVADFSIVIKLAPKDNRGYANRGIANYQKGLIKEAIPDLRKGCDLGNRNACGLLKNALQQRK; from the coding sequence ATGAATAAAACAGAGCGCATCGAGACGAACCAGGGGTTTATTACGGCCGCTGTCATACTGATTCTGGTACTGACCGGGTCTTCCTTGTTGCGGAACGCCGTTTATCACGAGGAGATCAGATTGTGGGAGGATGTGGTCGCAAAAAGCCCTGGGAAAATGCGCGCTCTGGACAACCTCGGTTCGGCCTATGCGGCCCGGAACAGGTTTGACGCAGCCATAGAAACATACCGCAACGCGATAACGGCGCATCCAAACGCTTCCGTCACCTGGTATAACCGGGGGTTGGCCTATTCCCGCCAGGAAAAGTACGAACAAGCCATCGAGGATTATACCCGGGCAATCTCGTTGGAACCGGCAGGGATCGCGCGTTATTATACGGACCGCGGTTCTGCTTATGCAAAACTGAAGAAATGGGACCTGGCGCTCAACGATTACAACAAGGCCCTTTCCCTCGAGCCTGCGTCTGCCGCTGCCTATGTCAACCGCGCCGCGGTCTATGAGGCCAATGACCAGGGGGCCCTGGCGTTTGCTGACTACAGCAAGGCCATTGAGCTCGATCCCCATTACGCCGCGGCATGGGTCAAGCGTTCTTCATTCTCCATCGCCAAAGGACAGTTCGATAAAGCCATACAGGATTGTTCCCTCGGTATTTCCGCCAATCCTGATTCTTCAGACCTGTATCTCTATCGTGGTTTTGCGCATACCGGTGTTGGAAAGGTCGAGACGGCCATTGAGGATTATACGCAGGCCATTTCCTTGAACCCGGAGTCCGTGGAGGCCTATGCCAAGAGAGGGCTTGCGTACGCGGGGATGGGAAACTACGATGCCGCGATCAAGGATTATGCGCAAGCGATGGCGTTAAGGCCGGACTATGCCGAGGCGTATAACAACCGGGGGCTTGCCCTCGCGGCCACCAAACAGTTCTATGCGGCCATCCAGGACTACAACATGGCCATTTCCCTGAAACAGGACAATCTTGACGCCTATCTGAACCGCGGGGTCGCCTATGCCATGAGCAACAGGCATGCCGACTCGGTAGCGGATTTCAGCATCGTGATCAAGTTGGCGCCAAAGGACAACCGGGGCTATGCGAACCGGGGCATTGCCAATTATCAGAAAGGATTGATCAAGGAAGCGATACCGGACCTGCGGAAGGGCTGCGATCTGGGGAACCGGAACGCCTGCGGATTGCTGAAGAACGCTCTTCAGCAAAGGAAATAG
- a CDS encoding alpha/beta hydrolase: protein MPILIQTLVSRSALIFILLSIILLAPGCTHLFFKPTKELVINPAILKYSPSDVYFRSSDGLTLHGWYFRAREERGTILICHGNVENLSTHVMLDLWLIDAGYNLFIFDYRGYGRSEGSPDVKGIQLDAEAALETLLFTLPRAKYDNIIIFGKSLGGAVAVYTVANSPHKYRVKALILDSVFSSYRAIAREKISDSIIGWPFQYPLSLLINDDFSPINYVHRIAPVPIVIIHGRADDIVPEHHGRQLYDAALLPREFWVPAMPGHVRAQADEGTRKKLLNYLSLLP, encoded by the coding sequence GTGCCCATTCTTATCCAAACACTCGTCTCCAGGTCCGCATTAATATTTATTCTTCTCTCAATCATCCTGCTCGCCCCCGGCTGTACTCATCTATTTTTCAAACCAACAAAAGAACTTGTCATAAACCCCGCAATACTAAAGTATTCACCATCCGATGTTTACTTCAGATCTTCTGACGGCCTGACCCTGCATGGATGGTATTTCAGGGCGCGTGAAGAGCGCGGTACCATCCTCATCTGCCACGGCAATGTGGAGAACCTCAGCACCCATGTGATGCTCGACTTGTGGCTGATCGACGCGGGCTACAATCTTTTCATCTTCGATTACCGCGGGTACGGAAGGTCGGAGGGCAGTCCGGATGTGAAAGGCATCCAGCTTGACGCCGAGGCCGCGCTCGAAACGCTTCTTTTTACGCTGCCGCGCGCGAAGTATGACAATATCATTATCTTCGGGAAAAGCCTCGGCGGCGCAGTGGCTGTCTACACTGTGGCGAATTCGCCTCATAAATACAGGGTGAAAGCGCTCATCCTGGATAGTGTGTTCTCGAGTTATCGTGCCATTGCGCGGGAAAAGATCTCGGATTCCATCATTGGCTGGCCGTTTCAGTACCCGCTTTCCTTGCTGATCAACGATGACTTCAGCCCGATAAATTATGTTCATAGAATCGCGCCTGTCCCGATCGTTATTATCCACGGGAGGGCTGACGATATAGTCCCCGAACACCATGGCCGTCAATTGTACGATGCCGCCCTGTTGCCCAGGGAATTCTGGGTGCCCGCAATGCCCGGACATGTGAGGGCCCAGGCTGATGAAGGGACGAGAAAGAAATTATTGAACTATCTTTCCCTACTGCCATGA
- the rlmN gene encoding 23S rRNA (adenine(2503)-C(2))-methyltransferase RlmN translates to MNRSSDMMIDLKSLTPREMDLFCTRTLGQRAGQGTRVAVRLYRKKIEDIDSMADLNKPFRDQLKRACTISALAIKQRSTSDDGTQKLLYQLDDGNTIEGVLIPGPGGRLTLCVSSQVGCASGCGFCLTGSSGLVRNLTVSELVNQVFAAWSIVGDKTISNIVLMGTGEPLSNYEAVRTFIEIATDRNGMGFSPRKVTLSTCGLAPMIEKLADDGVEVSLAVSLNAVTDEMRDTMMPVNKTYPLARLMQAVRYYCDKTGRTVTIEYVLFKGINDSTNDVKLLMELLKDLPCMINILLFNPFPGSSFDRPDEQRAFFFRDTLVNNGYVAVVRNSRGRDIHAACGQLRAASSRD, encoded by the coding sequence ATGAATCGGTCGTCAGACATGATGATCGACCTCAAATCCCTCACTCCCCGTGAAATGGACCTGTTCTGCACGCGTACGCTGGGACAACGGGCCGGCCAGGGGACCCGGGTCGCTGTCCGGCTTTACCGGAAGAAGATCGAAGATATCGATTCCATGGCGGACCTGAACAAGCCCTTTCGGGATCAACTGAAACGCGCCTGTACAATATCCGCGCTCGCGATCAAGCAGCGCAGCACGTCCGACGACGGCACACAGAAACTGTTGTATCAGCTGGATGACGGGAACACGATCGAAGGCGTGCTCATCCCCGGTCCGGGCGGACGGCTCACGCTCTGCGTTTCGTCACAGGTCGGTTGCGCATCGGGCTGCGGCTTCTGCCTCACCGGCTCAAGCGGACTCGTGCGGAACCTCACGGTTTCGGAACTCGTGAACCAGGTATTCGCAGCATGGAGCATCGTCGGGGACAAAACGATCTCGAACATCGTATTGATGGGCACCGGCGAGCCGCTCAGTAATTATGAAGCAGTCAGAACGTTCATCGAGATCGCCACGGACCGGAACGGGATGGGGTTCTCGCCCCGGAAGGTGACGCTCTCTACCTGCGGACTCGCGCCGATGATCGAGAAACTCGCGGATGACGGTGTGGAGGTGAGCCTTGCGGTTTCGTTGAACGCTGTGACGGATGAGATGCGGGACACGATGATGCCGGTGAATAAAACGTATCCGCTCGCGCGGTTGATGCAGGCAGTGCGGTATTACTGCGACAAGACCGGCAGGACGGTGACAATAGAATATGTGCTCTTCAAGGGAATTAATGATTCAACAAATGATGTGAAACTGCTTATGGAGCTGCTAAAGGACCTGCCCTGCATGATCAATATCCTGCTCTTCAACCCCTTCCCCGGTTCGTCTTTTGACCGCCCCGATGAACAGCGGGCCTTCTTCTTCCGTGATACCCTCGTGAATAACGGCTACGTGGCCGTGGTCAGGAACAGCCGCGGCCGCGACATCCACGCGGCCTGTGGCCAGCTCAGGGCGGCTTCATCAAGGGACTGA
- a CDS encoding RluA family pseudouridine synthase — MPLITHMVTEKHVSKRLDIYIAHYEPHISRNRIQTLIKSGLALVNGKQEKPGYKVKLGENITLELPERKFHDVLPEPIPLSILYEDSHIVVLNKPPGLVVHPAPGNYTGTLVNALLYHYGSLPSRSPGTEGDARERAGIVHRLDKDTSGVMVVARTQEALRSLSMQFKDRVVKKRYIALVAGVIKKGSGTIAVGLGRHVKERKKISVHTNMAREAITLFTVKERYPKATLVEVEIKTGRTHQIRVHLAHIGYPVLGDRVYGGGKATHFGETIITRQMLHAESLSFLHPDTRKPMTFIAPPPEDMAGMIEKLRKMKRNEKPC, encoded by the coding sequence ATGCCTCTTATCACTCACATGGTCACTGAAAAGCACGTCAGCAAGCGCCTCGATATCTATATTGCGCATTACGAGCCGCACATCTCCCGCAACCGCATCCAGACCCTGATCAAGAGCGGCCTTGCGCTCGTGAACGGCAAGCAGGAAAAGCCGGGGTATAAGGTAAAGCTTGGTGAAAACATCACGCTCGAGCTCCCGGAAAGAAAATTCCACGACGTCCTGCCCGAACCGATCCCGCTTTCCATTCTCTACGAAGATTCCCACATTGTCGTGCTGAACAAACCGCCGGGTCTCGTGGTGCATCCCGCGCCCGGGAACTATACCGGCACGCTCGTGAACGCGCTGTTGTATCATTACGGCAGCCTGCCGTCTCGAAGCCCGGGCACGGAAGGGGACGCGCGCGAACGCGCCGGCATCGTGCACCGCCTGGACAAGGACACCTCGGGAGTCATGGTCGTGGCCCGGACACAGGAGGCGCTCCGCTCGTTGTCCATGCAGTTCAAGGACCGTGTGGTCAAGAAGCGCTACATCGCGCTGGTCGCGGGCGTGATCAAGAAAGGATCAGGAACGATCGCGGTCGGCCTTGGCCGCCATGTGAAGGAGCGGAAGAAGATCAGCGTGCACACGAACATGGCACGCGAGGCAATCACCCTGTTCACGGTGAAGGAGCGATACCCAAAAGCAACGCTGGTGGAGGTGGAGATCAAGACCGGCCGCACGCACCAGATCCGCGTGCACCTGGCGCATATCGGCTATCCAGTGCTCGGCGACCGGGTGTATGGCGGCGGGAAAGCGACACATTTCGGAGAAACCATCATCACCCGCCAGATGCTTCATGCGGAATCGCTTTCGTTTCTCCATCCGGACACCCGAAAACCGATGACGTTCATCGCCCCGCCGCCGGAGGACATGGCCGGGATGATTGAGAAACTGAGGAAGATGAAACGGAATGAGAAACCGTGCTAA
- the lgt gene encoding prolipoprotein diacylglyceryl transferase — protein MHPILFEIPGITIGSWTLGPIPIRMYGLMIGIGFLLAVLLASRRARKEGINPDRIMDMGVYLLIAAIVGSRALYVLTTLREFTANPLDAFAIWKGGLVFYGGLIAAVPVGIWYVRKHKLPVWKIADIVAPYIALGHAFGRLGCFFAGCCYGSLCSGPVCITFHDSHSLAPLGVSLFPTQLMESGGEFLIFGILMVLWRHRKFDGQLFWLYPLFYSVLRFIMEFFRGDADRGLYFGGVVSTSQIIAVFLFGFSLFMLWKLGKTRNAK, from the coding sequence ATGCACCCTATACTGTTCGAAATACCCGGAATCACGATCGGGAGCTGGACGCTGGGCCCCATTCCGATCAGGATGTACGGCCTGATGATCGGTATCGGCTTCCTCCTTGCTGTTTTGCTGGCGTCGCGGCGTGCCAGGAAGGAGGGTATCAATCCTGACCGCATCATGGACATGGGCGTTTACCTGCTTATCGCGGCCATTGTCGGCTCACGGGCCCTTTATGTACTGACAACGCTGCGGGAATTCACCGCGAACCCGCTGGATGCCTTCGCGATCTGGAAGGGGGGGCTCGTGTTCTATGGAGGTCTGATCGCCGCCGTCCCTGTCGGGATCTGGTACGTGCGGAAGCACAAACTACCGGTCTGGAAGATCGCGGACATCGTGGCGCCTTACATCGCTCTTGGACACGCATTCGGCAGGCTCGGCTGTTTTTTCGCCGGATGCTGTTACGGATCCCTGTGCAGCGGTCCGGTTTGCATAACCTTCCATGATTCGCACTCGCTTGCGCCCCTGGGGGTGTCGCTTTTCCCGACCCAGCTTATGGAGTCCGGAGGCGAGTTCCTGATCTTCGGAATTCTGATGGTCCTGTGGCGGCACAGAAAGTTCGATGGCCAGCTCTTCTGGCTCTACCCGCTCTTTTATTCGGTCCTGCGGTTCATCATGGAGTTTTTCCGGGGGGATGCGGATCGCGGCCTGTACTTCGGAGGCGTGGTCTCCACGTCGCAGATCATCGCGGTGTTCCTGTTCGGGTTCTCTCTGTTTATGCTGTGGAAGCTGGGGAAGACACGTAATGCAAAATGA
- the lspA gene encoding signal peptidase II produces MKNKYLQAGSIVGIVLVLDQITKYLVESRIRLHDVIIVVPGFFNITHVRNKGAAFGILSNLPEFWRSAFFIAVTIVAIAVIIALIVKTRDRLTVYAFSLIAGGAMGNVVDRIRYGEVVDFIQWYVKSYYWPSFNVADSAITLGVVLLAIEMLFGAGAKSQAPIQTK; encoded by the coding sequence ATGAAAAATAAATATCTCCAAGCAGGATCGATCGTGGGCATCGTGCTGGTCCTGGACCAGATTACCAAGTATCTCGTGGAGTCGCGCATCCGGCTGCATGACGTTATCATCGTTGTTCCCGGCTTCTTTAATATCACCCATGTGCGCAACAAGGGCGCGGCCTTCGGCATTCTTTCCAATCTGCCGGAGTTCTGGAGGAGCGCGTTCTTCATCGCGGTCACGATCGTTGCCATAGCGGTGATCATCGCACTCATCGTGAAAACACGCGATCGGCTCACGGTGTATGCGTTCTCGCTCATCGCGGGCGGGGCAATGGGCAATGTGGTCGACCGTATCAGGTACGGTGAGGTGGTGGACTTCATCCAGTGGTACGTGAAATCGTACTATTGGCCGTCGTTCAACGTGGCGGATTCGGCCATTACGCTCGGTGTTGTACTGCTGGCGATCGAGATGCTGTTCGGGGCAGGCGCCAAATCACAAGCGCCAATCCAAACGAAGTAA
- the ileS gene encoding isoleucine--tRNA ligase — translation MDYKTTLNLPKTDFPMKANLKDLEQRTILRWKEQGTYGRIQERNKGKKTYILHDGPPYANGHIHIGHALNKILKDIIVKYKSMQGFSSPYVPGWDCHGLPIEHQVLKNLGPKKETMSKAEIRTLCREYAGKFIDIQREEFKRLGVFGDWDNPYLTMNYAYEAAIVRELGKFVGAGGVYKGKKPVYWCGSCETALAEAEVEYADHESPSISVRFALPDAAKAFPVLAGKNVAVVIWTTTPWTLVSNLAVALHPEFDYVAVDIGSDSVIIVAEALLAQSLQKFEVKEHRVIEKFKGRKLEGLMARHPFIDRDSRVILGEHVTLEAGTGVVHTAPGHGQEDYEVGIRYGLEVYAPVDHKARFTKEAGQFAGEHVHKANKGIITLLKEKNALLAEEKISHSYPHCWRCKHPVIFRATEQWFISMKNNDLLKKTVENVHKVTWVPGWGKDRFLSMVEKRPDWCISRQRAWGVSIAAFTCKDCGQLLLDRTIIDHVAAIVEQEGADVWFTRPAAALMPPGISCKKCGKKDFEKEMDILDVWFDSGVSHAAVLKQRPELSWPADLYLEGSDQHRGWFQSSLLTSVGTTGMAPYRTVLTHGFTVDGSGKKMSKSAGNVVAPQEVIDKYGAEVLRLWVSAADYRDDVRISPEILTHLAEAYRRIRNTSRYLLGNLSDFDPERDRVADKDLVEIDRWALHRLQKLVQRVEKAYDEFEFHVVFHSLHNFCAVDMSAFYLDILKDRLYTAQTSSLQRRSGQTVMHAVLSAMVRMMAPVLSFTADEVWGYMKEGAKTTSVFLAEFPRVEEKYIDDELEARWTKILAVRGEAAKVLEALRRDKKIGHSLDAGLTLYVAPELYGLLNAYTNDLAFIFIVSSVSLARSADAPADAVASEVINGLRIAAGPAEGVKCGRCWMYSKTVGSVKEHPEICGRCAGNL, via the coding sequence ATGGATTATAAGACGACGCTGAATTTACCGAAGACCGACTTTCCCATGAAGGCCAATTTAAAGGACCTGGAGCAGAGGACGATACTGCGCTGGAAAGAGCAGGGGACCTATGGCCGGATCCAGGAGAGGAACAAGGGAAAGAAGACCTACATTCTGCATGACGGGCCGCCTTACGCGAACGGCCATATCCACATCGGCCACGCGCTGAACAAGATCCTGAAGGACATCATCGTGAAGTACAAGTCCATGCAGGGGTTTTCCTCTCCCTATGTACCGGGCTGGGACTGCCACGGCCTTCCCATTGAGCACCAGGTGCTCAAGAACCTCGGACCGAAAAAGGAGACGATGAGCAAGGCCGAGATACGGACGCTTTGCCGCGAGTATGCCGGAAAGTTCATCGACATTCAGCGGGAAGAGTTCAAACGGCTTGGCGTGTTCGGCGACTGGGACAATCCCTATCTCACCATGAACTATGCCTATGAGGCCGCGATCGTGCGGGAGCTCGGCAAGTTCGTGGGCGCCGGAGGCGTGTATAAAGGGAAGAAGCCGGTGTACTGGTGCGGGTCCTGCGAGACAGCTCTTGCCGAGGCGGAGGTGGAGTATGCGGACCACGAATCGCCATCCATCTCGGTCAGATTCGCGCTGCCGGACGCGGCAAAGGCATTCCCGGTGCTCGCGGGAAAGAACGTCGCGGTCGTGATCTGGACCACCACCCCCTGGACGCTCGTTTCGAACCTTGCCGTGGCGCTTCATCCGGAGTTCGACTACGTTGCCGTTGACATCGGTTCCGACTCGGTCATCATTGTTGCCGAGGCGCTCCTCGCACAGTCCCTCCAGAAGTTCGAGGTGAAAGAGCACCGGGTCATCGAGAAGTTCAAAGGCCGCAAGCTTGAAGGCCTCATGGCGCGCCACCCGTTCATAGACCGGGATTCCCGGGTCATCCTCGGAGAGCATGTCACGCTCGAGGCGGGCACCGGCGTCGTGCATACCGCTCCGGGCCACGGCCAGGAGGACTACGAGGTCGGCATTCGGTACGGTCTTGAAGTGTATGCGCCTGTCGATCATAAAGCCAGATTCACCAAAGAGGCCGGCCAGTTCGCGGGCGAGCACGTGCACAAGGCGAACAAGGGCATCATCACGCTCCTGAAAGAAAAGAACGCGCTGCTTGCCGAGGAAAAAATATCCCACTCCTATCCCCATTGCTGGCGATGCAAGCACCCCGTCATCTTCCGCGCCACCGAGCAGTGGTTCATCTCCATGAAGAACAATGACCTGCTCAAAAAGACCGTGGAGAACGTCCACAAGGTCACCTGGGTCCCGGGATGGGGCAAGGACCGGTTCCTTTCGATGGTCGAGAAGCGGCCTGACTGGTGCATCTCGCGCCAGCGGGCGTGGGGTGTGTCCATCGCGGCATTCACCTGCAAGGATTGCGGCCAACTGCTCCTGGACAGGACGATCATCGACCATGTGGCCGCGATCGTTGAACAGGAAGGCGCTGATGTCTGGTTCACCAGGCCGGCTGCCGCACTGATGCCCCCCGGCATTTCATGCAAAAAGTGCGGGAAAAAGGACTTCGAGAAGGAGATGGACATCCTCGACGTGTGGTTCGATTCGGGCGTGAGCCATGCCGCGGTACTGAAGCAGCGGCCGGAACTCTCCTGGCCCGCGGACCTGTATCTTGAAGGAAGCGACCAGCACCGGGGGTGGTTCCAGTCATCGCTCCTCACGTCCGTGGGAACCACCGGCATGGCGCCCTATCGGACGGTGCTGACGCACGGATTCACCGTTGACGGCTCAGGCAAGAAGATGAGCAAGTCGGCCGGGAACGTGGTCGCGCCCCAGGAAGTGATCGACAAGTACGGGGCGGAGGTGCTCCGGCTCTGGGTCTCGGCAGCGGACTATCGCGACGATGTCCGCATCTCTCCGGAGATCCTGACCCATCTCGCGGAGGCCTACCGCAGGATCAGGAACACCAGCCGCTATCTGCTCGGCAATCTCTCCGACTTCGATCCCGAGAGGGACCGGGTCGCGGACAAGGACCTTGTGGAGATCGATCGCTGGGCACTGCATCGGCTGCAGAAGCTGGTCCAGCGCGTGGAGAAGGCCTACGACGAATTCGAGTTCCATGTCGTGTTCCACTCGCTGCACAACTTTTGCGCCGTTGACATGAGCGCGTTCTACCTCGACATCCTGAAAGACCGGCTCTATACCGCTCAAACGTCATCGCTGCAACGCCGGTCAGGCCAGACCGTAATGCATGCGGTCCTCTCCGCGATGGTCCGCATGATGGCGCCGGTGCTGTCGTTCACGGCGGACGAGGTCTGGGGTTACATGAAAGAGGGCGCAAAAACGACGAGCGTGTTCCTTGCGGAGTTTCCCCGGGTGGAAGAGAAGTATATCGATGACGAACTTGAGGCGCGATGGACTAAGATCCTCGCGGTGCGCGGCGAGGCCGCGAAGGTGCTCGAAGCGCTCCGCAGAGACAAGAAGATCGGACATTCGCTCGACGCGGGTTTGACGCTCTATGTGGCGCCGGAACTGTACGGGCTTCTGAATGCGTATACAAACGACCTGGCCTTCATCTTCATCGTTTCGTCAGTGTCACTGGCACGGTCAGCAGACGCGCCGGCTGACGCTGTTGCGAGCGAGGTGATCAATGGGCTCAGGATCGCGGCCGGGCCGGCCGAGGGCGTGAAGTGCGGCCGCTGCTGGATGTACAGCAAGACCGTGGGGTCCGTGAAAGAACATCCGGAGATCTGCGGAAGGTGCGCGGGGAATCTCTAA